In the Flavobacterium pallidum genome, one interval contains:
- the glyA gene encoding serine hydroxymethyltransferase, translating to MQHDQEIFDLILDEQDRQIHGIELIASENFVSDQVMEAAGSCLTNKYAEGYPGKRYYGGCEVVDIVEQIAIDRAKALFGAEYANVQPHSGSQANTAVYAACLRPGDKILGFDLSHGGHLTHGSPVNFSGKLYQPVFYGVEKETGRFDYDKIQEIATKEQPKMIIAGASAYCRDMDFERFRKIADSVGALLLADISHPAGLIAKGLMNDPVPHCHIITTTTHKTLRGPRGGMILMGKDFENPWGLTTPKGEIKMMSNLLDMAVFPGNQGGPLMHIIAAKAVAFGEALTDEFFNYSMQVQKNAKAMAEAFMKRGYNLISGGTDNHMMLIDLRNKGITGKEAENALVKAEITVNKNMVPFDDKSPFTTSGIRIGTPAITTRGLVESDMETVVALIDKVLTNINDEDIIAEVGDQVNDMMSERAMFVF from the coding sequence ATGCAGCACGACCAGGAAATTTTCGACCTGATCCTTGACGAACAGGACAGGCAGATACACGGAATTGAACTTATTGCGTCAGAAAACTTTGTAAGCGACCAGGTGATGGAAGCTGCAGGTTCCTGCCTTACAAACAAATACGCCGAAGGCTATCCCGGAAAGCGTTATTATGGAGGCTGTGAAGTCGTCGACATCGTTGAGCAGATCGCCATAGATCGTGCAAAAGCGCTTTTCGGGGCGGAATATGCTAATGTTCAGCCACATTCCGGATCACAGGCAAACACTGCAGTGTACGCCGCCTGTCTGAGACCGGGAGACAAAATCTTGGGTTTTGATTTATCACACGGCGGCCATTTAACACATGGTTCCCCGGTGAACTTTTCAGGTAAATTGTACCAGCCCGTTTTCTATGGTGTGGAAAAAGAAACCGGACGTTTCGATTATGATAAAATCCAGGAAATCGCCACGAAAGAGCAGCCCAAGATGATCATCGCCGGAGCATCAGCTTATTGCCGTGATATGGATTTCGAACGTTTCCGTAAAATCGCCGATAGCGTAGGGGCATTGCTTTTAGCCGATATTTCGCATCCTGCCGGCTTGATTGCGAAAGGTTTGATGAACGATCCTGTCCCGCATTGCCATATTATTACGACCACCACGCACAAAACACTTCGGGGGCCACGTGGCGGCATGATATTGATGGGTAAGGACTTTGAAAACCCATGGGGATTGACTACACCGAAAGGCGAAATCAAGATGATGTCGAACTTACTTGATATGGCCGTTTTTCCAGGCAACCAGGGCGGGCCATTGATGCACATTATTGCTGCAAAAGCGGTGGCATTCGGAGAAGCATTGACCGATGAGTTCTTCAATTATTCGATGCAGGTACAGAAAAACGCCAAAGCCATGGCAGAAGCCTTTATGAAAAGAGGCTACAACCTGATTTCAGGCGGAACAGACAACCATATGATGCTGATCGACTTAAGAAATAAAGGCATTACAGGTAAAGAAGCAGAAAATGCTTTGGTTAAAGCGGAAATCACCGTGAATAAGAATATGGTGCCTTTTGATGACAAATCGCCTTTTACTACGTCGGGAATCCGTATCGGGACACCGGCCATCACGACGCGCGGTTTGGTGGAATCGGATATGGAAACGGTTGTGGCATTGATCGATAAAGTCCTTACAAACATCAACGACGAAGATATTATCGCCGAAGTGGGCGACCAGGTGAATGACATGATGAGTGAACGCGCGATGTTCGTTTTCTAA
- a CDS encoding carbon-nitrogen hydrolase codes for MSNVKVGLVQMSCEADKQANLDKAIREIRVAAAKGAQIVCLQELFTSLYFCDVEDYENFKLAEPIPGKSTAALSEVAAELGVVIIASLFEKRAEGLYHNTTAVIDADGTYLGKYRKMHIPDDPAYYEKFYFTPGDLGYKVFNTKFAKIGILICWDQWYPEASRITALMGADMMFYPTAIGWATDQDEQTNKDQYESWQIIQRSHAVANGIPVISVNRVGFEQHGAMKFWGGSFVANGQGKLLYMASHENEETTVVDVNLNDADHFRMHWPFLRDRRIDSYQPITKRFIDEE; via the coding sequence ATGTCAAATGTAAAAGTTGGATTGGTACAAATGTCCTGTGAGGCCGACAAGCAGGCAAATCTTGATAAGGCCATACGCGAAATCCGTGTCGCCGCTGCAAAAGGCGCACAGATTGTTTGTTTACAGGAATTGTTCACTTCGTTGTATTTCTGTGATGTCGAGGATTATGAAAATTTCAAGCTGGCTGAGCCGATTCCCGGGAAATCTACCGCAGCACTTTCAGAAGTCGCGGCAGAACTTGGTGTTGTAATCATCGCCTCCCTTTTTGAAAAACGTGCCGAAGGCCTATACCATAACACCACGGCAGTAATCGACGCTGATGGAACTTATCTGGGCAAATACCGCAAGATGCACATCCCGGATGATCCGGCCTATTACGAGAAATTTTACTTTACGCCGGGCGATCTGGGCTATAAAGTGTTCAATACCAAATTCGCTAAAATCGGGATCCTGATCTGCTGGGACCAGTGGTATCCTGAAGCGAGCCGCATTACCGCCTTAATGGGCGCTGATATGATGTTTTACCCGACAGCCATCGGTTGGGCTACAGACCAGGATGAGCAAACCAATAAGGACCAGTATGAATCATGGCAGATCATCCAGCGTTCGCATGCCGTGGCCAATGGCATTCCCGTGATCAGCGTAAACCGCGTCGGGTTTGAGCAGCATGGCGCAATGAAATTCTGGGGTGGCAGTTTCGTAGCCAACGGACAGGGGAAATTACTGTACATGGCCTCACACGAAAATGAAGAAACGACTGTGGTCGATGTGAATTTAAACGATGCCGATCATTTCCGCATGCACTGGCCATTTTTGCGCGACCGCAGGATTGACAGTTACCAGCCGATTACGAAGAGATTTATAGATGAGGAATAG
- a CDS encoding agmatine deiminase family protein — protein sequence MPNTNNLSDFRTFGLSDFTPNQLGFHFPAEFEKQDALWLSWPHKEASWPGKIHLIYNSYCEFILRVASHQRVCINVADQAMKDFAVNAIRNSAYGKHVAVENLFANIYFYFHPTNDAWCRDHGPAFLVNRETKKKAIVDWGYNAWGDKYPPYDLDDNIPTLIAKELNLPVFYPEIVMEGGSVEFNGKGTLLTTTACLLNENRNPHLSQNQIEKYLSDYYGVNHILWLGDGIVGDDTDGHIDDITRFVNEDTVVTVVEENKNDENYGLLQENLHMLKGMRLENGKQLNIIELPMPKAIIYEDQRLPASYANFYISNENVIVPIFNDDKNDSKALDILQDCFKDRKVVGIDSVDLIWGLGSFHCLSQQEPAV from the coding sequence ATGCCCAACACTAATAATCTTTCGGACTTTCGGACTTTCGGACTTTCGGACTTTACCCCTAACCAACTCGGTTTCCACTTCCCTGCCGAATTCGAAAAGCAAGACGCACTCTGGCTTTCATGGCCTCATAAAGAAGCATCCTGGCCGGGGAAAATCCACCTGATCTACAATTCTTATTGTGAATTTATCCTTCGTGTAGCTTCGCATCAAAGGGTCTGCATCAATGTGGCCGACCAGGCGATGAAGGATTTTGCCGTGAATGCCATCCGCAATTCCGCTTATGGGAAACATGTTGCCGTAGAAAATCTTTTTGCAAACATTTATTTCTATTTCCATCCTACCAATGATGCGTGGTGCCGTGATCATGGCCCCGCTTTTCTGGTAAACCGCGAAACAAAAAAGAAAGCCATTGTAGACTGGGGTTATAATGCCTGGGGCGACAAATACCCGCCTTACGATCTGGATGACAATATCCCAACATTGATCGCTAAGGAGCTGAATCTTCCCGTTTTTTATCCTGAAATCGTGATGGAAGGTGGCAGCGTGGAATTCAACGGAAAAGGTACGTTGCTTACGACGACCGCCTGCCTTTTGAACGAAAACCGCAATCCGCATTTAAGCCAAAACCAGATTGAAAAATACCTGTCCGATTATTATGGCGTAAACCATATCCTATGGCTCGGCGACGGTATTGTAGGCGATGATACTGACGGCCACATCGATGACATCACGCGATTTGTCAATGAAGATACTGTGGTTACGGTTGTTGAGGAAAATAAGAACGATGAGAATTACGGATTGCTGCAGGAAAACCTGCACATGCTGAAAGGCATGCGACTCGAAAACGGAAAACAACTCAATATCATTGAACTCCCCATGCCAAAAGCGATCATTTACGAAGACCAGAGATTGCCGGCATCCTACGCAAACTTTTATATTTCAAATGAAAATGTGATTGTCCCGATTTTCAATGATGATAAAAACGACAGCAAAGCGCTGGACATCCTTCAGGATTGTTTCAAAGACAGAAAAGTGGTGGGGATAGATTCCGTGGATTTAATCTGGGGATTGGGAAGTTTCCATTGCCTGAGCCAGCAGGAGCCTGCTGTTTAA
- a CDS encoding BlaI/MecI/CopY family transcriptional regulator codes for MQAEPTKSELEILQVLWQFGPSTVRFVNDTLNEQKRSVQYTSTLKLMQIMAEKEMLTTDKSSMKHVYSAAIEEKKTKGFLLEKFVDNLYNGSSSNLMMQLLGNKKTTKEDLDEIRAMLDKIENKK; via the coding sequence ATGCAGGCGGAACCGACAAAATCAGAATTGGAAATCTTACAGGTGCTTTGGCAATTCGGGCCATCGACGGTACGGTTTGTAAATGATACCTTAAATGAGCAGAAACGCTCAGTGCAATATACATCCACCTTGAAACTGATGCAGATTATGGCTGAAAAGGAAATGCTTACCACCGATAAATCCAGTATGAAGCACGTATACAGCGCGGCAATCGAAGAAAAAAAGACCAAAGGTTTCCTGCTTGAAAAATTCGTAGACAACCTTTACAACGGATCCAGTTCCAACTTAATGATGCAATTGCTTGGCAATAAAAAGACAACCAAAGAGGACCTTGATGAAATCAGGGCGATGCTAGACAAAATCGAAAATAAAAAATAA
- the miaE gene encoding tRNA-(ms[2]io[6]A)-hydroxylase, protein MSTFRLQLPTDPRWVNIVEKNISEILTDHAWCEQKAASNAITLITINSEFPDMVTDMLALAKEELEHFDMVHEFIKKRGYKLGRERKDDYVGELAQYMKKSNTGSRVSGLVERLLFSAMIEARSCERFKVLSENIQDEELAVFYRELMESEAGHYTTFITYARKYGTGIDVEKRWREWLDFEASVIAKYGKSESIHG, encoded by the coding sequence ATGTCCACCTTCAGACTACAACTCCCAACCGACCCGCGCTGGGTCAATATCGTCGAGAAAAACATTTCGGAAATCCTGACCGACCATGCGTGGTGCGAGCAGAAGGCGGCTTCGAATGCCATTACGCTGATAACCATCAACTCGGAGTTTCCCGATATGGTTACCGATATGCTGGCTTTGGCCAAAGAAGAACTCGAGCATTTCGATATGGTCCACGAGTTCATCAAGAAGCGCGGCTATAAATTAGGACGTGAGCGTAAGGATGACTATGTTGGCGAACTCGCGCAGTACATGAAAAAAAGCAATACCGGAAGCCGCGTTTCGGGTTTGGTGGAACGGTTGCTGTTTTCGGCGATGATTGAAGCACGGAGCTGTGAGCGTTTTAAAGTCCTTTCTGAGAATATACAGGACGAAGAGCTTGCTGTATTTTACCGTGAATTGATGGAAAGCGAAGCGGGGCATTATACGACATTCATCACTTATGCCAGAAAATACGGAACGGGCATCGATGTGGAAAAACGCTGGCGGGAATGGCTTGATTTTGAAGCGTCCGTGATTGCCAAATACGGGAAATCTGAATCGATACACGGATGA
- a CDS encoding M56 family metallopeptidase encodes MIFSDNIIKAVSWTLVHSIWQGIFVAVLAGIIILVTKKSAAVLRYNLLSLLFIVFLVSVWMTFNYEFSPEVLLHAGQLDLPLLQQQIIINPGAPDFVNTVFKFVNDNSYAITLIWLVIFGFKLLGIFNAFGKIYRVRNYKTFSPSEYWKNRVSELALQINLSKPVLLLESALVKIPCVTGYFKPIILLPFGMLSSLPQDQIEAILLHELAHIRRKDYIVNLLQYLAETIFFFNPGLLWLSSLIKDERENCCDDIALGIIGNKTDLVHALISFEEYNSQKLSVAFAGKKNPLLQRVKRIVYDDNKSLNVIEKTFLSVSLILVALVVTASVNPHFSGGPIEMQEPKEIVKAAEAAEESPVAEESSVAASDLYKDSAEAVETDEQPDATGNEQSIPVYNYGYQTAEPAPACKPESIARTAPAEVSKTTSVTTRTVNSKTKTAHTFDREVTTYDSDNPAKRGHATLRTGITGENLPDDMNVDNLTTNIISDLITENIITDTRGLSFKLSGNSLIVNGQKQCETVHAKLKRKYFKPKVSAICYNYEYSGDL; translated from the coding sequence ATGATTTTCAGCGACAACATTATAAAGGCGGTTTCATGGACATTGGTCCATTCCATCTGGCAGGGAATATTCGTGGCAGTTCTTGCCGGAATCATCATTTTGGTTACCAAGAAATCTGCGGCAGTGCTGCGGTACAATTTATTATCGCTATTGTTTATTGTTTTTTTGGTATCCGTCTGGATGACTTTTAATTATGAGTTTTCACCGGAAGTTTTGCTGCATGCAGGCCAGTTGGATCTGCCGTTACTGCAACAGCAGATCATCATTAATCCAGGCGCGCCCGATTTCGTCAATACTGTTTTTAAATTCGTCAATGACAACAGTTATGCCATCACGCTGATTTGGCTGGTCATCTTCGGATTCAAATTACTCGGGATTTTCAACGCATTTGGGAAAATTTACAGGGTCAGGAATTACAAGACTTTTTCGCCTTCAGAGTATTGGAAAAACAGGGTTTCCGAACTTGCTTTACAGATAAACCTTAGTAAGCCGGTGTTATTGCTCGAATCGGCATTGGTCAAAATCCCATGTGTCACCGGATATTTCAAGCCGATCATTTTACTTCCGTTCGGCATGTTATCGAGCCTGCCGCAGGACCAGATCGAAGCGATTTTATTGCATGAACTCGCCCACATCCGCAGGAAAGATTACATTGTGAACCTGTTGCAGTACTTGGCGGAGACGATTTTTTTCTTCAATCCCGGCCTTTTGTGGCTGTCTTCATTGATCAAAGACGAAAGGGAAAATTGTTGCGACGATATTGCACTCGGGATTATCGGCAATAAAACCGATTTAGTGCACGCCTTGATTTCTTTCGAAGAATACAACAGCCAAAAATTGTCAGTAGCTTTTGCCGGTAAAAAAAATCCTTTATTACAGCGCGTCAAAAGGATTGTTTATGACGATAACAAGTCGTTGAATGTGATTGAAAAAACGTTTCTATCTGTAAGCCTTATTCTGGTTGCGCTTGTGGTCACTGCTTCAGTGAATCCTCATTTTAGCGGTGGTCCGATAGAAATGCAGGAACCAAAAGAGATTGTAAAAGCTGCTGAAGCTGCAGAGGAATCCCCGGTTGCAGAAGAATCTTCGGTGGCTGCCAGCGATTTGTATAAGGACAGTGCAGAAGCTGTTGAAACTGACGAACAGCCGGATGCAACGGGTAATGAACAGTCCATTCCGGTGTATAATTATGGTTATCAAACAGCGGAACCTGCCCCCGCGTGTAAACCTGAGTCAATTGCCAGGACTGCACCGGCTGAGGTTTCAAAAACAACCAGCGTTACTACCCGCACTGTCAATTCCAAAACCAAAACAGCCCATACTTTTGACCGAGAAGTCACCACTTATGATTCCGATAATCCAGCGAAAAGGGGACATGCCACTTTGCGTACAGGCATCACCGGCGAAAACCTTCCGGACGACATGAATGTAGATAACCTCACGACCAATATTATTTCAGATTTAATCACTGAGAATATTATCACGGATACCAGGGGATTATCGTTTAAGCTTTCAGGGAACAGCCTCATTGTTAATGGCCAAAAGCAATGCGAAACCGTCCATGCTAAGCTTAAGAGGAAATACTTTAAACCGAAAGTAAGCGCCATCTGTTACAATTATGAATACTCCGGCGACCTATAA
- a CDS encoding outer membrane beta-barrel protein, whose amino-acid sequence MKNFIHFLVCLLLSGLTSAQSGKISGKITDSDQKPLDAVLISLLSATDNSLQKTTFSEADGSFIFSNLPDNQYLILIDSDGFETYQSQPVAIARNATDLPPIVLSAASRKLDEVVIVKKKSFVENKIDRTVVNVDALMSAAGSDAMDVLEKSPGISIDQNGVITFKGKSGVAVFIDDKPTYLSGADLEAYLKSLPASTLNQIEFMTNPPAKYDAAGSAGVINIKTKKSRQKGFNGSFSSRVSKGKRGRGQNSLNLNYTDGRIRLYGNAGFSAGDALTDLYIFRRYKNPDGRTKTLFDQNSVLTGKNNSANVRVGMDYYLSEKTTLGISVNGFSSSAKNISDVRSVLTNAESVLDSTIVADNKEDKKFKNGGITFNYSRDLSEGKKLTADADFLTYSDKTAQLYRNYVYQPDGSLSSSDRSTGNLPSKISIYAFKTDYSQPFKGEASFETGYKVSYSKTDNIADYADIINGVPVPNLKNSNHFKYDEVIHAAYANFNKSFKRFSLQTGLRLENTMSKGNQLGNDTPNSASRFTRSYTNLFPTVYLMYKLDSIGDNQLVTSYGKRINRPYYQDLNPFLSPLDKFTFYSGNPYLNPSFSHNVELSYRYKGIFSTTLSYGKSKDDINETIEIKDEIYYSRPGNIGRSEYFSLNVQSDFEVAKWFSTSLYTEATHSSYRSALYTEGLDSKGAFVFFSSNNRFTISKSWSAELSGRYNSKITSSQFTLGARGSINISIQKKILKDQGTLRLIANDIFYMGINNGVINNLQLTDATWKNKPDSRYVAIAFSYSFGKMFQSKSQERSGAESEQSRVKG is encoded by the coding sequence ATGAAAAATTTCATACATTTTCTTGTATGCCTGTTACTTTCCGGGCTAACGTCTGCGCAATCCGGAAAAATCAGCGGAAAAATCACCGATTCAGACCAGAAGCCCCTCGATGCGGTTTTAATTTCATTGCTTTCCGCAACCGATAATTCGCTCCAGAAAACTACTTTTTCAGAAGCAGACGGAAGTTTTATCTTCAGTAACCTTCCCGATAATCAATACCTCATTTTAATTGACAGCGACGGTTTTGAAACCTATCAAAGCCAGCCGGTTGCGATTGCCCGGAATGCTACTGACTTGCCACCGATTGTCCTTTCAGCTGCTTCCAGAAAACTCGACGAAGTGGTTATCGTTAAGAAAAAATCATTTGTCGAAAACAAGATTGACCGCACCGTTGTTAATGTTGACGCGCTGATGTCGGCGGCAGGTTCCGATGCGATGGACGTTTTGGAAAAATCTCCCGGAATTTCCATCGACCAGAATGGGGTAATCACTTTTAAAGGCAAAAGCGGCGTTGCGGTTTTTATCGATGACAAGCCGACCTATCTTTCCGGTGCCGATCTGGAGGCATACCTGAAATCGCTTCCCGCATCTACATTAAACCAGATCGAATTCATGACGAATCCGCCTGCGAAATACGATGCTGCCGGAAGTGCTGGTGTCATCAATATCAAAACGAAAAAAAGCAGGCAGAAAGGTTTCAACGGAAGTTTCAGCTCCAGGGTGTCCAAAGGAAAGCGCGGACGCGGCCAGAACAGCCTGAACCTGAATTATACTGACGGCAGGATCCGCCTTTATGGAAATGCGGGTTTTTCTGCAGGGGATGCCCTTACGGACCTTTACATCTTCCGGCGTTATAAAAATCCTGATGGAAGAACGAAGACATTATTTGATCAGAATTCTGTGCTTACCGGAAAAAATAATTCGGCCAATGTGCGGGTCGGGATGGATTATTATTTGTCTGAAAAAACAACTTTAGGCATCAGCGTTAATGGGTTTTCAAGTTCGGCGAAAAATATTTCAGATGTGCGAAGCGTGCTTACAAATGCGGAATCCGTACTCGATTCGACCATCGTAGCAGACAACAAGGAAGACAAAAAATTTAAGAATGGCGGCATCACTTTTAATTACAGCCGTGATTTAAGCGAAGGTAAAAAACTCACTGCCGATGCGGATTTCCTGACCTATTCCGATAAAACCGCGCAACTGTACCGCAATTATGTCTACCAGCCTGACGGTAGCCTGAGCAGCAGTGACCGTTCGACCGGAAATTTGCCTTCCAAAATTTCGATTTATGCCTTCAAAACCGATTATTCCCAGCCATTTAAAGGCGAAGCGTCATTCGAAACGGGTTATAAAGTCAGTTATTCCAAAACGGACAATATTGCCGATTATGCCGACATCATTAACGGTGTCCCGGTGCCGAATTTAAAAAACAGCAATCATTTTAAATACGATGAAGTGATCCACGCCGCTTATGCCAATTTCAATAAAAGTTTCAAAAGATTCTCGCTTCAAACGGGTTTAAGGCTGGAAAATACAATGTCAAAAGGAAATCAGCTTGGCAATGACACCCCGAATTCCGCTTCCCGTTTTACAAGATCGTATACCAATCTTTTTCCGACCGTATATTTGATGTATAAACTGGATTCCATTGGCGACAATCAGTTGGTTACCTCATACGGAAAGCGGATCAACCGCCCGTATTACCAGGATTTGAACCCATTTTTAAGTCCGCTTGACAAGTTTACTTTTTACTCCGGCAATCCTTACCTGAACCCGTCTTTTTCACATAATGTGGAGTTGTCATACCGTTATAAGGGTATTTTCAGCACTACTTTGAGTTACGGGAAGTCGAAAGATGATATCAACGAAACTATTGAAATCAAGGACGAGATTTATTACAGCCGCCCGGGGAACATCGGCAGGAGCGAATATTTCAGCCTGAATGTGCAATCCGATTTTGAAGTCGCAAAATGGTTCTCTACCAGTTTATACACTGAAGCAACCCATTCCAGTTACAGAAGCGCGCTTTACACTGAAGGGCTGGATTCCAAAGGGGCATTTGTCTTTTTCTCTTCAAACAATCGCTTCACGATCAGTAAAAGCTGGTCTGCGGAACTCAGCGGAAGGTACAATTCCAAAATCACTTCGTCCCAGTTTACGCTCGGAGCGCGGGGAAGTATCAACATCAGCATACAGAAGAAAATCTTAAAAGACCAGGGGACCTTGAGGCTCATCGCCAATGATATTTTTTATATGGGCATCAACAATGGCGTGATCAACAACCTGCAGCTTACCGATGCCACGTGGAAAAATAAGCCGGACAGCCGTTATGTGGCGATTGCATTCAGCTATTCGTTTGGGAAAATGTTCCAATCTAAAAGCCAGGAGCGCAGTGGCGCGGAAAGTGAGCAGAGCAGGGTGAAGGGATAG
- the fahA gene encoding fumarylacetoacetase: MPITANNPHRKSWLEVPAESDFPIQNIPFGVFLTKDDVITIGTRIGDHAIDLGALQQLNYFDGIELTDDMFMQDTLNDFISDGKKTWRLVRNRIADIFDAKNNELKDNQEHRDAIVHHIDEVEMQLPVLIGDYTDFYSSKEHATNVGKMFRDPENALLPNWLHIPVGYHGRSSSIVPSGIPVHRPMGQTVPVGESTPVFGPSRSIDFELETAFITTDVNIMGENIPVHEAEDYIFGMVLLNDWSARDIQRWEYVPLGPFLAKNFASSISPWIVTMDALEPFRTKGPKQDPTPLPYLQQKGKHAFDITLEVEIEPENCEPTLVSQSNFKYMYWSMCQQLAHHTSNGCRVNSGDMMGSGTISGPTPDSFGSMLELTWGGKNPIIMKDGTERKFINDNDSVRFRGWCKNNEVRIGFGEVCSKLLPPFVRS; encoded by the coding sequence ATGCCAATTACCGCAAACAATCCACACCGTAAATCATGGTTGGAAGTACCGGCTGAAAGCGATTTCCCGATACAGAATATCCCTTTCGGGGTGTTCCTGACCAAAGACGATGTGATCACCATAGGGACCCGGATCGGCGATCATGCCATTGATCTGGGCGCTTTACAGCAACTCAATTATTTTGATGGAATCGAACTTACCGATGACATGTTCATGCAGGACACGCTGAACGATTTTATTTCTGACGGAAAGAAAACCTGGCGTCTGGTACGCAACCGCATCGCCGATATTTTTGATGCTAAAAACAACGAGCTTAAAGACAATCAGGAACATCGTGATGCCATTGTACACCACATCGATGAAGTGGAAATGCAATTGCCGGTCCTGATTGGCGACTATACTGATTTTTACTCGAGTAAGGAACATGCGACCAATGTCGGGAAAATGTTCCGTGATCCCGAAAATGCGCTTTTGCCAAACTGGCTGCACATTCCGGTGGGTTATCACGGCAGGAGTTCTTCTATCGTACCCTCGGGGATCCCGGTGCACAGACCGATGGGACAGACCGTTCCTGTTGGCGAATCGACTCCGGTTTTCGGGCCTTCCAGGTCAATCGACTTTGAATTGGAAACCGCCTTTATCACCACCGACGTGAACATTATGGGCGAAAATATCCCGGTGCACGAAGCCGAGGATTATATTTTCGGGATGGTGCTTTTGAACGACTGGAGCGCGAGGGACATACAACGTTGGGAATATGTGCCGCTCGGGCCGTTTTTGGCGAAGAACTTTGCTTCCTCTATTTCGCCGTGGATTGTAACGATGGATGCTTTGGAACCGTTCCGTACGAAAGGGCCAAAACAGGATCCAACTCCACTGCCCTATCTTCAACAAAAAGGCAAGCACGCATTCGATATCACGCTCGAAGTGGAAATCGAGCCGGAAAACTGCGAGCCCACGTTAGTGAGCCAGTCGAATTTCAAATACATGTACTGGTCTATGTGCCAGCAGCTGGCACACCACACGTCGAACGGCTGCCGGGTGAATTCCGGTGACATGATGGGTTCCGGTACCATTTCAGGCCCGACACCGGACAGTTTCGGATCGATGCTGGAATTGACCTGGGGCGGTAAAAACCCGATCATCATGAAAGACGGTACAGAACGCAAATTCATCAATGACAACGACTCGGTGCGATTCCGTGGCTGGTGTAAGAACAATGAAGTCAGGATTGGCTTTGGGGAGGTTTGCAGTAAATTGCTACCGCCGTTTGTGAGGAGTTAA
- a CDS encoding four helix bundle protein → MPFKFEKLLVWQKAVDLSDEVNRIVKSFPKEEMYILTSQIKRATDSISLNIAEGSTGQSSAEFTRFLNMALRSNVEVVACIHLAKRRDIINLTDFHNIYCRCEEIIVMINGLKKSLVQKN, encoded by the coding sequence ATGCCTTTTAAATTTGAAAAATTGCTTGTCTGGCAAAAAGCAGTCGATTTATCTGATGAAGTTAACCGAATTGTAAAATCATTTCCAAAAGAAGAAATGTACATACTTACTTCGCAAATAAAAAGAGCTACTGATTCCATCTCTTTGAATATAGCTGAAGGTTCGACAGGACAATCTTCTGCAGAGTTTACGAGATTTCTGAACATGGCATTACGTTCTAATGTTGAAGTTGTCGCTTGCATTCATCTTGCTAAGAGAAGAGATATAATTAATCTGACTGATTTTCACAACATATATTGCCGCTGCGAAGAAATAATCGTAATGATAAATGGTCTAAAGAAATCATTGGTTCAAAAAAACTAA
- a CDS encoding GNAT family N-acetyltransferase — protein MHITEAQPNEFNLIQYIVDKTWPVAYGEILSKAQLDYMIALFYSLEALNKNVENGHRFYFAKDDDAVLGFLGIEHHYKGNPVTRIHKIYMLPESQGKGVGKLLIEKAAELAKENQSEKLSLNVNRYNPAIHFYEKLGFENMGSEDVAIGNGYLMEDYMMEKQLS, from the coding sequence ATGCATATTACAGAAGCCCAGCCGAACGAATTCAACCTCATACAATACATCGTCGATAAGACATGGCCTGTGGCATATGGCGAAATCCTTTCTAAGGCGCAGTTGGATTATATGATTGCGCTTTTTTATTCATTGGAAGCGCTGAACAAGAATGTGGAAAACGGGCATCGGTTTTATTTCGCAAAGGATGATGATGCCGTTTTAGGCTTTTTAGGGATTGAACATCATTACAAGGGAAATCCTGTAACGCGAATCCATAAGATTTACATGCTTCCTGAATCACAGGGCAAAGGTGTCGGAAAGCTGCTGATTGAAAAGGCAGCTGAACTGGCTAAAGAAAACCAATCAGAGAAACTGTCGCTGAATGTGAACCGCTATAATCCTGCCATTCATTTTTATGAAAAACTCGGATTTGAAAATATGGGCAGCGAAGATGTTGCAATCGGGAATGGTTATCTGATGGAGGATTATATGATGGAGAAGCAACTTAGCTGA